In Kitasatospora sp. NA04385, a single genomic region encodes these proteins:
- a CDS encoding CaiB/BaiF CoA-transferase family protein, with the protein MTPATPSAGPLAGVRVLELAGIGPGPFAAMLLADLGADVVRVDRPGGQVLGPDPGRDLTNRNKRSVLIDLKAPEGAAAVRDLAARADLLIEGWRPGVAERLGVGPDDCLAHNPALVYGRMTGWGQDGPLAERAGHDVTYLATSGLLGLIGPADGPPAIPANLLGDYAGGSLYLVVGLLAALHHARATGTGQVVDAAIVDGAAHLSTMLWGLLDAGLWQDRRGANLLDGGAPWYGTYRTSDDRWMAVGPLEPRFYAEFARLLELDADASDQYDLARWPELRAVLAARFATRTQAEWTELFAGHDACVAPVLTLRQAAAHPHLAARGSYTERDGTLQPGTAPRFSATPGALRTPPARPGEHTAEVARDWAVPALDSRTPQAPDPDTPAPDTPAPHQPAP; encoded by the coding sequence ATGACCCCCGCAACACCCTCCGCCGGCCCCCTCGCGGGGGTTCGGGTGCTGGAACTCGCGGGCATCGGGCCCGGGCCGTTCGCCGCCATGCTGCTCGCGGACCTGGGGGCGGACGTGGTGCGGGTGGACCGGCCCGGCGGGCAGGTGCTCGGGCCCGATCCGGGGCGGGACCTGACCAACCGGAACAAGCGCTCGGTGCTGATCGACCTGAAGGCACCGGAGGGCGCCGCCGCGGTGCGGGACCTCGCGGCCCGGGCCGACCTGCTGATCGAGGGCTGGCGTCCCGGCGTCGCCGAGCGCCTCGGCGTCGGCCCGGACGACTGCCTGGCCCACAACCCCGCGCTGGTGTACGGCCGGATGACCGGCTGGGGCCAGGACGGTCCGCTCGCCGAACGCGCCGGGCACGACGTCACCTACCTGGCGACGTCCGGGCTGCTGGGGCTGATCGGTCCGGCCGACGGGCCGCCGGCGATCCCGGCGAACCTGCTCGGCGACTACGCGGGCGGCTCGCTCTACCTGGTGGTCGGCCTGCTCGCCGCGCTGCACCACGCCCGCGCCACCGGCACCGGCCAGGTGGTCGACGCCGCGATCGTGGACGGCGCCGCGCACCTGTCCACCATGCTGTGGGGCCTGCTGGACGCCGGACTCTGGCAGGACCGGCGCGGCGCCAACCTGCTGGACGGTGGCGCCCCCTGGTACGGCACCTACCGGACCTCGGACGACCGCTGGATGGCGGTGGGCCCGCTGGAGCCGCGCTTCTACGCCGAGTTCGCCCGCCTGCTGGAACTGGACGCGGACGCCTCCGACCAGTACGACCTGGCCCGCTGGCCCGAACTGCGGGCCGTCCTGGCCGCCCGCTTCGCCACCCGCACCCAGGCCGAGTGGACCGAACTGTTCGCCGGGCACGACGCCTGCGTGGCCCCCGTCCTGACGCTGCGCCAGGCCGCCGCGCACCCGCACCTGGCCGCCCGCGGCAGCTACACCGAGCGGGACGGCACGCTCCAGCCCGGCACCGCCCCGCGCTTCTCCGCCACCCCGGGCGCGCTGCGCACCCCGCCCGCCCGGCCGGGTGAGCACACCGCCGAGGTGGCCCGCGACTGGGCCGTCCCCGCCCTCGACTCCCGCACCCCGCAAGCCCCCGACCCGGACACCCCCGCCCCGGACACCCCCGCCCCGCACCAACCCGCCCCGTAA
- a CDS encoding sugar ABC transporter substrate-binding protein → MKKLARGAALAVLAGTVATACAPGTAKNTTSADKQTGTVKVWLYDEANRAPKEQVVAQAVADFKAKHAGVEVEVSYIPTDAGPRAEKMKGAFNDPSSAPDVVEFGNTDLFGYTASGGLADITSDLAGWDEGKDLPQDLKDTAVVDGKTYGLPWWLGVRALYYRTDVFTELGLQAPTTYDELKSAAEKVRAAHGDMLGIAVGGKYTFGALPFVWANGGDLAAQGGSAYTSAIDSAASQAGVKAYTDLFTDAICPAQQCADLTGGKTVESFAAGKAGMAILPNSSRSAVEAGAAAGKYAIVPLPGTAAGKIAPAFSGGNDLGVMKSTQHRSLASDFIKELASKKNQLALFDAMGNLPTLSSARAEVVQKQPWLKPFTDTIEAGTKFVPKDAAWAKIDAQNVVPTMLQKVITGKSDVAGATKEAAAAMNASFSGK, encoded by the coding sequence ATGAAGAAGCTGGCCCGTGGTGCCGCCCTTGCCGTGCTGGCCGGCACCGTGGCCACGGCCTGTGCGCCGGGCACCGCGAAGAACACCACCTCCGCGGACAAGCAGACCGGCACCGTGAAGGTGTGGCTGTACGACGAGGCGAACCGGGCGCCGAAGGAGCAGGTGGTGGCGCAGGCCGTCGCCGACTTCAAGGCGAAGCACGCGGGCGTCGAGGTCGAGGTCTCGTACATCCCGACCGACGCCGGTCCGCGCGCGGAGAAGATGAAGGGCGCGTTCAACGACCCGTCCTCGGCCCCGGACGTGGTGGAGTTCGGCAACACCGACCTGTTCGGCTACACCGCCTCGGGCGGCCTGGCCGACATCACCTCCGACCTGGCGGGCTGGGACGAGGGCAAGGACCTGCCGCAGGACCTGAAGGACACCGCGGTGGTCGACGGCAAGACGTACGGCCTGCCCTGGTGGCTGGGCGTGCGGGCGCTGTACTACCGCACCGACGTGTTCACCGAGCTGGGCCTGCAGGCGCCGACCACGTACGACGAGCTGAAGTCGGCGGCGGAGAAGGTCCGGGCCGCGCACGGCGACATGCTGGGCATCGCGGTCGGCGGCAAGTACACCTTCGGCGCGCTGCCGTTCGTGTGGGCCAACGGCGGCGACCTGGCGGCGCAGGGCGGCTCGGCGTACACCTCGGCGATCGACTCGGCGGCGTCGCAGGCGGGCGTGAAGGCGTACACCGACCTGTTCACGGACGCGATCTGCCCGGCGCAGCAGTGCGCCGACCTGACCGGCGGCAAGACCGTGGAGTCGTTCGCGGCGGGCAAGGCCGGCATGGCGATCCTGCCGAACTCCTCGCGCAGCGCGGTGGAGGCGGGCGCGGCGGCCGGCAAGTACGCGATCGTGCCGCTGCCGGGCACCGCGGCCGGGAAGATCGCCCCGGCGTTCTCCGGCGGCAACGACCTGGGCGTGATGAAGTCGACCCAGCACCGCAGCCTGGCGTCCGACTTCATCAAGGAGCTGGCGTCGAAGAAGAACCAGCTGGCGCTGTTCGACGCGATGGGCAACCTGCCGACGCTGTCCTCGGCGCGCGCCGAGGTGGTGCAGAAGCAGCCGTGGCTGAAGCCGTTCACGGACACCATCGAGGCCGGCACCAAGTTCGTCCCGAAGGACGCCGCCTGGGCCAAGATCGACGCCCAGAACGTGGTGCCGACGATGCTGCAGAAGGTCATCACCGGCAAGTCCGACGTGGCCGGTGCCACCAAGGAGGCCGCCGCCGCGATGAACGCCTCGTTCAGCGGCAAGTAG
- a CDS encoding Pr6Pr family membrane protein: MTLWARPAAWWRSAIVLSAFLGIFLSNSSLVYFTIQSNVVVLGYFLAALYWMAKRDTADAPAPRLRGAAVLYITITGIVAHVLLNHGENPIPGLFSGPERLQHWSSFFLHYTTPVLVLVEWLLLSPRNASRWRDLPRWLSYPLGYAVLTETRAVLFPDFPVRYPYFFLDPTEKGYAWVGLQMVELVAEFAVLGALVIGLDRLGTRLRRTPVADAAKTV, encoded by the coding sequence ATGACTCTCTGGGCCCGTCCCGCCGCCTGGTGGCGCAGCGCCATCGTCCTGTCCGCGTTCCTGGGGATCTTCCTCAGCAACAGCTCGCTGGTGTACTTCACCATCCAGAGCAACGTGGTCGTGCTCGGCTACTTCCTCGCCGCGCTCTACTGGATGGCCAAGCGCGACACCGCCGACGCCCCGGCGCCCCGCCTGCGCGGCGCCGCCGTCCTGTACATCACGATCACCGGCATCGTCGCGCACGTCCTGCTCAACCACGGCGAGAACCCGATCCCGGGCCTGTTCTCCGGGCCCGAGCGGCTCCAGCACTGGTCGAGCTTCTTCCTGCACTACACCACCCCGGTGCTGGTCCTGGTCGAGTGGCTGCTGCTCTCCCCCCGCAACGCCTCGCGCTGGCGCGACCTGCCGCGCTGGCTCTCCTACCCGCTCGGGTACGCGGTCCTGACCGAGACCCGCGCCGTCCTCTTCCCGGACTTCCCGGTCCGCTACCCCTACTTCTTCCTCGACCCCACCGAGAAGGGCTACGCCTGGGTCGGCCTCCAGATGGTCGAACTCGTCGCCGAGTTCGCCGTCCTCGGCGCCCTGGTCATCGGCCTCGACCGCCTGGGCACCCGACTCCGCCGCACCCCGGTGGCCGACGCCGCCAAGACCGTCTGA
- a CDS encoding NAD(P)/FAD-dependent oxidoreductase → MSASVSASAASDGAEHLDVLVVGAGISGIGAGRHLAVEHPGRSFAILEARDGCGGTWDLFRYPGVRSDSDLYTFGYAFKPWRHRESIARGPQILDYLRETVREHGLERHIRYRRRVVGASWSTERARWTVEVEHTGTGERTVLTCGWLFCAAGYFRYDRGHTPHFAGLDRFAGPVVHPQHWPADLDHGGRRVLVVGSGATAVTLVPALAERAAHVTMLQRTPTYVMPVPRRDAVAVLLRRVLGERRGHALARRRNIAKQHAVWAFCRRHPGAARRIIRRANVRRLPPGYPVDEHFRPPYDPWDQRLCAVPDGDLFGAIGSGRASVVTDRIERFTEHGVRLASGRELAADVVVTATGLEVRPFGGIPLRVDGVAVRPAGTVAYKGVMLSGVPNFVYAIGYPNASWTLKVDLLCAHFGRLLAHMDRHGHRICRPEVADPGMPLRPLLDFAAGYLRRAADLLPRQGDRAPWRTPSGYREDARLLGAGPVTDPELHFSS, encoded by the coding sequence GTGTCCGCCAGCGTGTCCGCCAGCGCAGCGTCCGACGGCGCCGAGCACCTGGACGTGCTGGTCGTCGGCGCCGGGATCTCCGGCATCGGCGCGGGTCGGCACCTCGCGGTGGAGCACCCGGGCCGGAGCTTCGCGATCCTGGAGGCCCGGGACGGCTGCGGCGGCACCTGGGACCTGTTCCGCTACCCGGGGGTGCGCTCCGACTCCGACCTGTACACCTTCGGCTACGCGTTCAAGCCGTGGCGCCACCGGGAGTCGATCGCCCGCGGCCCGCAGATCCTCGACTACCTGCGGGAGACCGTCCGCGAGCACGGCCTGGAGCGGCACATCCGCTACCGGCGGCGGGTGGTCGGCGCGTCCTGGTCGACCGAGCGGGCCCGCTGGACGGTCGAGGTCGAGCACACCGGCACCGGCGAGCGGACCGTGCTGACCTGCGGCTGGCTGTTCTGCGCCGCCGGGTACTTCCGCTACGACCGCGGCCACACCCCGCACTTCGCCGGTCTGGACCGCTTCGCCGGCCCCGTCGTCCACCCCCAGCACTGGCCCGCCGACCTCGACCACGGGGGCCGGCGGGTGCTGGTGGTCGGCAGCGGCGCCACCGCCGTCACGCTCGTCCCGGCGCTGGCCGAGCGGGCCGCGCACGTGACGATGCTGCAGCGCACCCCCACGTACGTGATGCCGGTGCCGCGCCGGGACGCCGTCGCGGTGCTGCTGCGCCGGGTGCTGGGCGAGCGGCGCGGCCACGCCCTGGCCCGGCGCCGCAACATCGCCAAGCAGCACGCCGTCTGGGCGTTCTGCCGCCGCCACCCGGGGGCCGCCCGGCGGATCATCCGCCGGGCGAACGTCCGCCGCCTGCCGCCCGGTTACCCCGTCGACGAGCACTTCCGTCCGCCGTACGACCCGTGGGACCAGCGGCTGTGCGCCGTCCCCGACGGCGACCTGTTCGGCGCGATCGGCTCCGGCCGGGCGTCCGTGGTCACCGACCGGATCGAGCGCTTCACCGAGCACGGGGTGCGGCTGGCCTCCGGGCGGGAGCTGGCCGCGGACGTGGTGGTCACCGCGACCGGCCTGGAGGTGCGGCCCTTCGGCGGCATCCCGCTGCGGGTGGACGGGGTGGCGGTGCGGCCCGCCGGGACGGTCGCCTACAAGGGCGTGATGCTCTCGGGCGTGCCCAACTTCGTGTACGCGATCGGCTACCCCAACGCCTCCTGGACGCTCAAGGTCGACCTGCTGTGCGCCCACTTCGGCCGGCTGCTGGCGCACATGGACCGGCACGGCCACCGGATCTGCCGTCCCGAGGTCGCCGACCCCGGGATGCCGCTGCGGCCGCTGCTGGACTTCGCCGCCGGCTACCTGCGCCGGGCCGCCGACCTGCTGCCCCGCCAGGGCGACCGGGCCCCCTGGCGCACCCCCAGCGGCTACCGCGAGGACGCCCGGCTGCTCGGCGCGGGGCCGGTCACCGACCCCGAACTGCACTTCTCCTCCTGA
- a CDS encoding acyl-CoA dehydrogenase family protein, with amino-acid sequence MQRELYAEEHEDFRATVQAFLAREVVPHHARWERQGVVDRSAWLAAGKAGLLGLAVEERYGGGGSPDFRFAAVLAEEFVRAGASGLAVGLHNDIVGPYLTGLATEEQKQRWLPGFCSGELIGAIAMTEPDTGSDLQAIRTTAVDAGDHYLLNGAKTFISNGILADLVVVVARTTAEGGAHGLSLLVVERGTPGFERGRNLDKIGQKAQDTAELFFHDVRVPKANLLGEEHQGFLHLMRNLAQERLAIAVAAIAAAEFVLAETIAYVKQRTAFGRPLAKLQHVRFEIAELATECAVTRTFVDRCVLEHNRYALTPVDASMAKWWATELQKRTADRCLQLHGGSGYMSDSAVARAFTDGRVQTIYGGTTEIMKEIVGRSLLS; translated from the coding sequence GTGCAGCGCGAGCTCTACGCCGAGGAGCACGAGGACTTCCGTGCCACCGTCCAGGCCTTCCTGGCCCGGGAGGTCGTCCCGCACCACGCCCGCTGGGAGCGGCAGGGCGTGGTCGACCGCTCCGCCTGGCTGGCCGCCGGGAAGGCCGGGCTGCTCGGCCTGGCCGTGGAGGAGCGCTACGGCGGCGGTGGCAGCCCGGACTTCCGGTTCGCCGCCGTGCTGGCCGAGGAGTTCGTCCGGGCGGGGGCCAGCGGGCTGGCCGTCGGCCTGCACAACGACATCGTCGGCCCGTACCTGACCGGTCTGGCGACCGAGGAGCAGAAGCAGCGCTGGCTGCCCGGGTTCTGCTCGGGCGAACTGATCGGCGCCATCGCGATGACCGAGCCCGACACCGGCTCCGACCTGCAGGCGATCCGCACCACCGCGGTCGACGCGGGCGACCACTACCTGCTCAACGGTGCCAAGACCTTCATCTCCAACGGAATCCTCGCCGACCTGGTCGTGGTGGTCGCCAGGACCACCGCCGAGGGCGGCGCGCACGGCCTGAGCCTGCTGGTGGTCGAGCGCGGCACGCCGGGCTTCGAGCGCGGCCGCAACCTCGACAAGATCGGTCAGAAGGCCCAGGACACCGCCGAGCTGTTCTTCCACGACGTGCGCGTCCCGAAGGCCAACCTGCTCGGCGAGGAGCACCAGGGCTTCCTGCACCTGATGCGCAACCTGGCCCAGGAGCGGCTGGCCATCGCGGTCGCCGCGATCGCCGCCGCGGAGTTCGTCCTCGCGGAGACCATCGCGTACGTCAAGCAGCGCACCGCGTTCGGCCGGCCGCTGGCCAAGCTGCAGCATGTCCGGTTCGAGATCGCCGAGCTGGCCACCGAGTGTGCCGTCACCCGCACCTTCGTGGACCGCTGCGTGCTGGAGCACAACCGGTACGCGCTGACCCCGGTGGACGCCTCGATGGCCAAGTGGTGGGCCACCGAACTGCAGAAGCGGACCGCCGACCGCTGCCTGCAACTGCACGGCGGATCGGGATACATGAGTGACAGCGCGGTCGCCCGGGCGTTCACCGACGGGCGCGTCCAGACCATCTACGGCGGCACCACGGAGATCATGAAGGAGATCGTCGGCCGTTCCCTGCTCTCCTGA
- a CDS encoding acetyl-CoA C-acetyltransferase, giving the protein MTTEAYVYDAIRTPRGRGKQNGSLHGTKPIDLVVGLIYELRRRFPSLDPAAIDDIVLGVVSPIGDQGSDIARVAAIAAGLPDTVAGVQENRFCASGLEAVNLAAAKVRSGWEDLILAGGVESMSRVKMGSDGGAWFADPMTAYETGFVPQGIGADLIATVEGLTRTDVDAFAAESQARAAKAQADGLFDRSVVPVLDRNGLVVLGRDEFIRPGTTVETLAGLKPSFADIGELGGFDAVALQKYHWVESIDHVHHAGNSSGIVDGAALVAIGSREIGERYGLTPRARIVSAAVSGSEPTIMLTGPAPATRKALAKAGLSAADIDLVEINEAFAAVALRFMRELGFRHDQVNVNGGAIALGHPLGATGAMLIGTLIDELERRDLRYGLATLCVGGGMGIATVIERVTA; this is encoded by the coding sequence GTGACCACCGAAGCGTACGTCTACGACGCGATCCGCACCCCGCGCGGGCGCGGCAAGCAGAACGGCTCCCTGCACGGCACCAAGCCGATCGACCTGGTGGTCGGCCTGATCTACGAACTGCGGCGCCGCTTCCCGTCGTTGGATCCGGCGGCGATCGACGACATCGTGCTCGGCGTGGTCAGCCCGATCGGCGACCAGGGCTCCGACATCGCCCGGGTCGCGGCGATCGCGGCGGGGCTGCCCGACACCGTCGCGGGCGTGCAGGAGAACCGCTTCTGCGCGTCCGGCCTGGAGGCCGTCAACCTGGCCGCGGCGAAGGTCCGTTCGGGCTGGGAGGACCTGATCCTGGCGGGCGGCGTCGAGTCGATGTCCCGGGTGAAGATGGGCTCCGACGGCGGCGCCTGGTTCGCCGACCCGATGACCGCGTACGAGACCGGCTTCGTCCCGCAGGGCATCGGCGCCGACCTGATCGCCACCGTCGAGGGCCTGACCCGCACCGACGTGGACGCGTTCGCCGCCGAGTCGCAGGCCCGCGCCGCGAAGGCCCAGGCGGACGGGCTGTTCGACCGCTCGGTGGTGCCGGTGCTGGATCGCAACGGGTTGGTGGTGCTCGGCCGCGACGAGTTCATCCGCCCCGGCACCACCGTGGAGACGCTGGCCGGGCTCAAGCCGTCCTTCGCCGACATCGGCGAGCTCGGCGGCTTCGACGCCGTCGCGCTGCAGAAGTACCACTGGGTGGAGTCCATCGACCACGTCCACCACGCGGGCAACTCCTCCGGCATCGTGGACGGCGCCGCCCTGGTCGCGATCGGCTCGCGCGAGATCGGCGAGCGCTACGGCCTCACCCCGCGGGCCCGGATCGTCTCCGCCGCGGTCTCCGGCTCCGAGCCCACCATCATGCTCACCGGCCCCGCCCCCGCCACCCGCAAGGCGCTCGCCAAGGCCGGGCTGAGCGCCGCCGACATCGACCTGGTCGAGATCAACGAGGCGTTCGCCGCCGTCGCCCTGCGCTTCATGCGCGAACTCGGCTTCCGCCACGACCAGGTGAACGTCAACGGCGGCGCCATCGCGCTGGGCCACCCGCTCGGCGCGACCGGCGCCATGCTGATCGGCACCCTGATCGACGAGCTGGAACGCCGCGACCTGCG
- a CDS encoding IclR family transcriptional regulator encodes MTSTAAESRPAEGRPERNQSASLRRALAVLEHVRDHAAAGTDLSLTALADGLEMSKSTVLRLAAPLVDAQLLARDRDTGHFRLGPGALQLGQAYLATLDLRTAASEEAHQLMREVGGTVHLCVPDTPYVVYVDKVENETAVRMASRIGSRAPMYCTAVGKAMLAWLPEDAFATVVADGLPAITTRTLTSAAALRADLTRIRTRGYAVDDRENEPEVRCIAAPVFDHNNTVIGAISTSALTSRITAARARELGPVVAATAARVSRRMGSTR; translated from the coding sequence ATGACCAGCACCGCCGCCGAGAGCCGACCCGCCGAGGGCCGACCGGAACGCAACCAGTCCGCGTCGCTGCGCCGCGCCCTCGCGGTGCTCGAACACGTCCGGGACCACGCGGCGGCCGGCACCGACCTCAGCCTCACCGCGCTCGCCGACGGCCTGGAGATGTCCAAGTCCACCGTGCTGCGGCTGGCCGCCCCCCTGGTCGACGCCCAACTCCTCGCCCGCGACCGCGACACCGGCCACTTCCGGCTCGGCCCCGGCGCCCTCCAGCTCGGCCAGGCCTACCTCGCCACCCTCGACCTGCGCACCGCCGCCTCCGAGGAGGCCCACCAGCTGATGCGCGAGGTCGGCGGCACCGTCCACCTGTGCGTCCCCGACACCCCGTACGTGGTCTACGTCGACAAGGTCGAGAACGAGACCGCCGTCCGGATGGCCTCCCGGATCGGCAGCCGCGCCCCCATGTACTGCACCGCCGTCGGCAAGGCCATGCTCGCCTGGCTCCCCGAGGACGCCTTCGCCACCGTCGTCGCCGACGGCCTCCCCGCCATCACCACCCGCACCCTCACCTCGGCCGCCGCGCTGCGCGCCGACCTCACCCGCATCCGCACCCGCGGCTACGCCGTCGACGACCGCGAGAACGAGCCCGAGGTCCGCTGCATCGCCGCGCCCGTCTTCGACCACAACAACACCGTCATCGGCGCCATCTCCACCTCCGCCCTCACCTCCCGCATCACCGCCGCCCGCGCCCGCGAACTCGGCCCCGTCGTCGCCGCCACCGCCGCCCGGGTCTCCCGCCGGATGGGCTCCACCCGCTGA
- a CDS encoding DUF1876 domain-containing protein → MQNHWVVDLTFDEDESRTTCTASLSGFSAPGARGTGMARRNPGDDADTAIGEELAAARACNDLAQQLIGRAATGIEGHTHTPAQLSF, encoded by the coding sequence ATGCAGAACCACTGGGTCGTCGACCTGACCTTCGACGAGGACGAGTCCCGCACCACCTGCACCGCTTCGCTCAGCGGCTTCAGCGCCCCCGGCGCCCGCGGCACCGGCATGGCCCGGCGCAACCCGGGCGACGACGCCGACACCGCGATCGGCGAGGAACTCGCGGCCGCCCGCGCCTGCAACGACCTCGCCCAGCAGTTGATCGGGCGTGCCGCGACCGGCATCGAGGGCCACACCCACACGCCCGCGCAGCTGTCCTTCTGA
- a CDS encoding GNAT family N-acetyltransferase: MRDLESELDTTVLDDPVGASLGGAHAHLARRHGEAVRYDPEVASFSSVGAAPGPGAWDDLVGLLGAGEFADLFNCPALPPFHWKPEFILVGHQLVQAEQAEQVRPAAPAGLRVVELGAADVPAMLELVERTRPGPFRPRTRELGTYLGVRDGDGALLAMAGERLHPPGFTEVSAVCTAPEARGRGLAGYLVGELAARITARGERPFLHVAATNTGALALYERLGFVRRADVVFRGFRTP, translated from the coding sequence ATGCGTGACCTCGAATCCGAACTCGACACCACCGTGCTCGACGACCCCGTGGGGGCCTCGCTGGGCGGGGCGCACGCGCACCTGGCGCGGCGGCACGGGGAAGCGGTGCGGTACGACCCGGAGGTGGCGAGCTTCAGCAGTGTGGGTGCCGCGCCGGGGCCCGGGGCCTGGGACGACCTGGTCGGGCTGTTGGGGGCCGGGGAGTTCGCGGACCTGTTCAACTGCCCGGCGCTGCCGCCCTTCCACTGGAAGCCCGAGTTCATCCTGGTCGGGCACCAGTTGGTGCAGGCGGAGCAGGCGGAGCAGGTCCGTCCGGCCGCGCCCGCGGGGCTGCGGGTGGTCGAGCTGGGGGCCGCCGACGTGCCCGCGATGCTGGAACTGGTGGAGCGCACCCGTCCGGGCCCGTTCCGGCCGCGCACCCGCGAGCTGGGCACCTACCTGGGTGTCCGCGACGGTGACGGCGCGCTGCTGGCGATGGCCGGCGAACGCCTGCACCCGCCGGGTTTCACCGAGGTCTCCGCCGTGTGCACCGCCCCCGAGGCCCGCGGCCGGGGCCTGGCCGGGTACCTGGTCGGCGAGTTGGCCGCCCGGATCACCGCGCGCGGCGAGCGCCCGTTCCTGCACGTCGCCGCCACCAACACCGGCGCGCTCGCACTGTACGAGCGGCTCGGCTTCGTCCGCCGCGCCGACGTGGTCTTCCGCGGCTTTCGCACGCCCTGA